The Magnetococcales bacterium genome segment TCGGGCAGACCAGATTGCAGGTGCCGCAGGAAAAACAGCGTTCGACATGCTGTTCCCAGACGGGTGATTGCCATTGTTTGGCGATGATACCGGGAAGATTGGTCAGGGCGGTGACAAATTGGCGTCCGAAGGGTTTGGTGCGCATTTTTTCGGCCCTGGCCTTGTATGCAGCGACATCCGGGCAGACTGGAAAATTTTCACCCTGCACCAGGGCTTTGCCCCGGTCCGACTGGATTTCCAGCAAAAGATCATCCGCAACCGGGGTCAGAAAAACATCGGCGTTTTGTCGCCAATGGAGGGAGCCGGCGGCATCACAGAAGCAGGCATCGTCACAGGGTTGCAGGCAGTCGTGGGCGATGAGCGTGGTATGGGCACGGCGCAGCAGATAGTGGGGATCGCCGTGACCTTCATGATTGGCCCGATCCATCAGGTGAATACCTTTGAGATCGCACGGGCGAACCCCGGCCAGAATGCGTGGGGATTCATCCATGGCCGGTTCCATTTCCGGATCGTCAGGGCGTTCCTGGCGATAATGGAACAAGACTTCGTTGGCCGGGGCCAATTTTTTTCCTGGGGGAACCAGCGTTGGATGGTACCGTTCGAACTGAACCTCCGATCCTTCCTGCACCGGTTTGAAACGCAGGGCGGAGTGTCCGGCACGTTGTGGAAAATAAACGGTATTTTTTTGTGCCAAACGTCGTATCCAGGCGGATACGGCCTCTTTCCGGACCAGAAACGCATTCATGATTGCTGCCTCCTGTTCATGCCACAGCGCAGCACGATGGAAGTTGTCGAGAAGTTTGTTCTACGGTATCGGGGGATTCCTCGCAAGGATCATGCTGAGTTTGACAGATTGGGATGGAATATGGGGGATCCATCCAGGCTGTTGGGACAGGATAGGCCAAAAATACCCCTTTCAGGATCAACCTGCATGATGCGACTGGTTTATCAAACAAGTCCATGTATCCGGCGAAAGATGTCAAAGTACTCAATCCCCCGCCGGTATTATGGGCTTCTTTTTGTGCCAGAGT includes the following:
- a CDS encoding 4Fe-4S dicluster domain-containing protein, which codes for MNAFLVRKEAVSAWIRRLAQKNTVYFPQRAGHSALRFKPVQEGSEVQFERYHPTLVPPGKKLAPANEVLFHYRQERPDDPEMEPAMDESPRILAGVRPCDLKGIHLMDRANHEGHGDPHYLLRRAHTTLIAHDCLQPCDDACFCDAAGSLHWRQNADVFLTPVADDLLLEIQSDRGKALVQGENFPVCPDVAAYKARAEKMRTKPFGRQFVTALTNLPGIIAKQWQSPVWEQHVERCFSCGTCNLVCPTCYCFDVHDDFEITNVHAGQRTRTWDGCMLPGFAEVAGGHNFRPQPAARQRHRVKRKFEYLTRHFAETSFCTGCGRCGRQCTANIDIFNIVNDLAKNAEVRP